The following proteins come from a genomic window of Lolium rigidum isolate FL_2022 chromosome 5, APGP_CSIRO_Lrig_0.1, whole genome shotgun sequence:
- the LOC124651411 gene encoding cytochrome P450 89A2-like — MELTSCSWLLFITLSLCLAASLIFLLNSRRRRSKSLPPGPPALLFLAKFLALRQSIFDLPQILRELHARHGPVISVRLFRPLVFVSDRHLAHRVLVQSGVTFADRPQVFEPGHLFTSGARNINAAPYGPYWRLVRRNLASEVLHPARVSLFAPARRRARDALVNNLLAASGGGGSRPVTVRPLLRRALFELFAYMSFGARLGPEVLDEIQELQLWVVRSILSYPIFYIFPPLTKRLFGKQWAAHMTVRRRVDEILLPLIHARTKSRDDNPPCYAESLLGLRVPGEGDRPLTDGEVVSLCLEFLSTGNDGTATLLEWIMAELVNRPEMQARVYEEVRSKPELSEEDLQAMPYLKAVVLEGLRLHPPLHFLIPHGVHGHGAEIGGYKVPKGAEVNILVAEPGRDETVWTAPLEFRPERFLNGGEGCDVDITGRKEIKMMPFGAGPRMCPAYTLGMLHVAYFVGSLVNELQWLPPADGQQVDMTEILDFTTVIKHPLRARTIPRT; from the coding sequence ATGGAGCTAACCAGCTGCTCATGGCTTTTGTTCATCACGCTCTCCCTCTGTCTTGCAGCCTCGCTCATATTCTTGCTCAACAGCCGTCGCCGACGCAGCAAGTCGCTCCCTCCAGGCCCGCCGGCCCTGCTTTTCCTTGCCAAGTTCTTGGCGCTCCGGCAGTCCATCTTCGACCTTCCTCAGATCCTACGCGAGCTACACGCGCGCCATGGCCCCGTCATCTCCGTCCGCCTATTCCGCCCGCTCGTCTTCGTCTCGGACCGCCACCTCGCCCACCGTGTCCTCGTCCAGAGCGGCGTCACCTTCGCCGACCGCCCGCAGGTCTTCGAGCCGGGGCACCTCTTCACCTCCGGCGCCCGCAACATCAACGCCGCGCCCTACGGTCCATACTGGCGCCTCGTCCGCCGGAACCTCGCCTCCGAGGTGCTGCACCCGGCCCGTGTCAGCCTCTTCGCGCCGGCGAGGCGGCGGGCACGCGACGCGCTCGTCAACAACCTACTCGcagccagcggcggcggcggctcgcggcCCGTCACCGTGAGGCCGTTGCTAAGGCGCGCCCTGTTCGAGCTTTTCGCGTACATGAGCTTTGGCGCCAGGCTTGGCCCGGAGGTGTTGGACGAGATACAGGAGCTGCAGTTGTGGGTTGTGCGCAGTATCCTCAGCTACCCTATCTTCTACATCTTCCCGCCCCTCACCAAGAGGCTCTTCGGCAAGCAGTGGGCTGCGCACATGACCGTGCGTCGGCGGGTGGACGAGATCCTTCTCCCGCTAATCCACGCAAGGACGAAGAGCCGGGACGACAACCCGCCTTGCTACGCCGAATCCCTCCTCGGCCTGCGGGTGCCCGGGGAGGGAGACCGCCCGCTCACCGACGGCGAGGTGGTCAGCCTGTGCTTGGAGTTCTTGAGCACTGGGAATGACGGTACGGCCACTCTGTTGGAGTGGATCATGGCAGAGCTGGTAAACCGCCCCGAAATGCAGGCCAGGGTCTACGAGGAGGTCAGGAGCAAGCCCGAGCTCAGCGAAGAAGATCTTCAGGCCATGCCGTACCTGAAAGCCGTGGTGCTCGAGGGGCTGCGGCTGCATCCACCGCTCCACTTCCTCATCCCGCATGGCGTGCACGGCCACGGCGCGGAGATCGGAGGCTACAAGGTGCCCAAGGGCGCGGAAGTAAACATCCTAGTCGCGGAGCCAGGGCGGGATGAGACGGTGTGGACGGCGCCGCTGGAGTTCCGGCCGGAGCGGTTCTTGAACGGCGGCGAGGGGTGCGACGTGGACATcacggggaggaaggagatcaagATGATGCCGTTCGGCGCCGGCCCCAGGATGTGCCCCGCATACACGCTCGGCATGCTGCACGTCGCCTACTTCGTCGGGAGCCTGGTCAACGAGCTCCAGTGGCTGCCGCCGGCGGACGGCCAGCAGGTGGACATGACGGAGATACTCGACTTCACCACGGTCATCAAGCATCCCCTCCGTGCACGCACCATTCCAAGGACTTGA
- the LOC124655477 gene encoding uncharacterized protein LOC124655477 — protein MPFLSPLPGDDDEDYYYGYDAGYRRGSGGATGKSAKKDKGIFSCLPCFIPISPGAVDPAAYRRLLSSDSSDSDNVGAVDLTADLARLRLRYSRLAAGPPVRPRDVPALIARPDDPPLAVAALSWLGGDLRPSCILRTLLPALFPSLPPHARDALSAAARRLQAREAALDGEVAEYQATYAVKLACEKTKEGFADTAAEEVCKMARAARRADKLRWRAVEAAVKEVLAPAQAKEFLKAVEDVAAKVGRHGTRWHARAGPLSVPAEAFDRMRANARAAADDAW, from the exons ATGCCGTTCCTGAGCCCCCtccccggcgacgacgacgaggactacTACTACGGCTACGACGCCGGGTACcgccgcggcagcggcggcgcgaccGGGAAGAGCGCCAAGAAGGACAAGGGCATCTTCTCCTGCCTCCCCTGCTTCATCCCCATCT CGCCGGGAGCGGTGGACCCGGCGGCgtaccgccgcctcctctcctccgACTCCAGCGACAGCGACAACGTCGGCGCCGTCGacctcaccgccgacctcgcgcgcctccgcctgcgctactcccgcctcgccgccggcccgCCCGTCCGCCCGCGCGACGTCCCCGCCCTCATCGCCCGCCCGGACGAcccgccgctcgccgtcgccgcgctcTCCTGGCTCGGCGGCGACCTCCGCCCCTCCTGCATCCTCCGCACCCTCCTCCCGGCGCTGTTCCCCTCGCTCCCGCCCCACGCCCGCGACGCgctctccgccgccgcgcgccgcctccagGCCCGCGAGGCCGCGCTCGACGGCGAGGTGGCCGAGTACCAGGCCACCTACGCCGTCAAGCTGGCGTGCGAGAAGACCAAGGAGGGCTTCGCCGACACGGCCGCCGAGGAGGTCTGCAAGATGGCACGCGCCGCGCGCCGGGCCGACAAGCTGCGCTGGCGCGCCGTGGAGGCCGCCGTCAAGGAGGTGCTCGCGCCCGCGCAGGCCAAGGAGTTCCTCAAGGCCgtcgaggacgtcgccgccaaggTCGGCCGCCACGGCACCAGGTGGCACGCGCGCGCTGGGCCCCTCTCGGTGCCCGCCGAGGCCTTCGACCGCATGCGCGCCAATGCCAGGGCAGCCGCGGATGATGCGTGGTGA